A region of the Bremerella alba genome:
TATTACCTCGAAAATCAATACAACCGGTTTTCTTTAACTCAAGAATATCAGGTAAGTGATGCACGAATAGTGCGACTTTCCGTTAGATGCGACTTTTGCATCAAGAGAAACTTTTCGTACACCGAGGAATTTTTGAACTTCAGTGAAGACCGTACTCTGGGTGGTCGATATCTGCTCATATAGAACTGTTTCTCATGTTGAATTACCCCATCCAGAAACATTCGTGAGCACACGTCGCTGGAATCTAAGATCTCCAGCGACGCTTAGGGGTCGAATGGTTACCTGCCCCAACCGTTCGACCCCGTTTTTATTTCTTGACTGATCTTCCTGCAGCAACGTGTTTAGTGCAGCACAGGGCACACATCGAACCACTGCCGGCCATGTTCGGCCATCCAGTCGTTCGACTGGTCCGGCCCCCAGAAACCGGGCTCGTACAGGTGCAGCTTAGGGGCCTGGGCAGAACGCCAGGTCTGAATGATCGGGTCGATGATTCCCCAGGCGAGTTCCACTTCATCGCTGCGAGCAAACAAGCTGGCATCGCCTTGCAGGGCATCCAGCAGCAGACGCTGGTAGGCATCGGGCATTTCGCCTTGGAATTCTTTGCAAAAACGGAAGTCCAGGGGAGTGGTCCGGGTCATCATCCCTTCGTCGGGAACCTTCGTCTGAATCTGCATTTGCAGACCTTCGGCAGGCTGAATCTGCATCACCAAGCGGCAAGAATCCATATGCGCCTTCTGATCGAAGAGCGTATGCGGAGGCTGACTGTATTGAATGACGATCTGGGTGGTGCGGCACGACATGCCTTTACCGCTGCGGAGATAGAACGGCACCCCATTCCAACGCCAGTTATCGACCCACAACCGTAACGCCGCGAACGTTTCGGTCTGGCTGTCCGCCGGCACGCCTTCCTCTTGGCGGTAGCCTTCGTACTGGCCACGAAGTGTTTCTCGGGCGATCTCATCCGACGACATCGGGCGGATGGACTGAAGCACTTTGACCTTTTCGTCCCGCACCATGTCCGCATCAAAGCGAACCGGCGACTCCATGGCGGTCACCATCAGAAGTTGCAGTAGATGGTTTTGGAACATATCTCGCAGCACGCCGGCCTGGTCGTAGTAACCACCGCGACGTCCCACGACCACCTCTTCGGCCACGGTGATCTGCACGTGGTCGATGTAGTTACGGTTCCAGAGCGGCTCGAAGATCGAATTGGCAAATCGCATGACCAACAAGTTCTGAACCGTTTCCTTCCCCAGGTAATGGTCGATGCGATAGACCTGCTTCTCAGGGAAGACACGATTAACGTCCTTGTTCAACTTCTCGGCCGTACTCAGGTCGTAACCAAAAGGTTTTTCCAAAACAATGCGTCGGGCGCCTTCTTCCTGATTGGCCAGGCCTGACTCGCCGAGCTGATCGATCGCGGCGGTGTACAGACGAGGGGCCGTCGATAGGTAATAAACGCGTTCGGCTGGACCGCCTTCGACTTCTTCCAGCAAGGCCTTAAGCCCCTGCAGATCTTCCAGCTTGGTCAGGTCGCCAGGGTGATAGTAGATGCCGGCAGCGAACTTGCTCCACGACTCTTCTTCAAACTTCTTGCCAGTGAATTCTTCCGTCGTTTTCTTCAAACCGGCACGCCAGGAGTCGTGCGAGAACTCGGTTCGCGACATGCCAACAATTCGCGTCCCCTCCGGCAGGCGTCCTTTTTTGGACAGCAGATACAGAGCCGGAATTAGTTTGCGGCTGGTCAGATCACCAGAAGCACCGAAGATGACAAATGTGTGAGACATGGCTTTTCCTGTTTCATACGCCGCGACGAATCGGGGTAAATTCCAGCGATCGCCCACAGCGCGAATTCGCGACCGTCTTCTTCCCTCTAGTCAAACTAACGGCTTAAACCATGCAGGCCAATTATGCCCCATGAAATTCCGGGGAATTACCCCCGAAAGCTGGGCTTAAAACCGCATTGCCGTAAAGCCGCCGTCGACATAAACCGTGGCACCGGTGATGAAACTACCGGCTGCTTGCGACAATAACAAGATCGATGCCCCGACAAGTTCTTCGGGTTCACCAAAACGAGCCATCGGCGTTTGACCAATGATGTTATCAACCCGTTCTTTATCAAGGATCTTGCGGTTCTGTTCGGCCGGAAAGAAGCCAGGGCAGAGCGTGTTGAAACGCACGCCTTGGGTGGCATACTCGCGGGCCAGATTTTTGGTCAGGTTATCGACGGCTGCTTTCGAGGCCGAGTAGGCGAATACCCGCGATAGCGGCAAGTGCGCTGTCACACTGCCGATGTTCAGGATTGCGCCACCTTGCTCTTGCGCGGACATCGTGGGTGCAAAAGCTTGGCAAGCGAGATGCGTACCGGTGAGGTTGGTATCTAATACCCGCTGCCAATCTTCGTCGGTGATCTCTTCGTAAGGAACGGAAGAATTAACCCCGGCGCAGTTGACGAGCATGTCGACCCGACCGAACTTCTCCAGGCATTGATCGCGTAGCTGAGCCAGCGAATCTCGCGAGAGCGTATCGGCAGCGATAAACGCGGCCTTGCCACCGGCAGAGGTGATCCGCTCGGCACGGCTTTCGCCTCGCTGGGCATTCAGGCCGCTCACCACGACGGTTGCTCCGGCCGAGGCCAGACCTTCCGCGATCGCTCCACCCAGGACTCCGGAAGCCCCGACGACGACGGCGACTTGACCATCGAGCCCGAACATTTTGGTAAGGAAATCAGTTGCCATGCTCGCTATCGATCTTTTTCTAGAACTCCCAGGCACTAAGATCGGCCCTGGGAGTTTGTGGCAGGAGAGTTAGATACTCGAATCGGTTAGCCGAGCGATTAAGACTTTGGCTCGCGACGACGCTGCAGCCATTCGGCATGGAAGGTGCCTTCCTTGTCGGTGCGCTGGAACGTGTGTGCGCCGAAGTAATCGCGTTGGGCTTGCAGCAGGTTGGCCGGCAGGCGATCGTTGCGATAGCCGTCGAAGTAAGCCAATGCTCCGGCGAACGCAGGGGTCGGAACGCCCAGGTCAATGGCCGTCTTGACCGAGGCTCGCCAACCGTCTTGCCCCTTGGTAACCGCTTCGGTGAAGTACGGATCCAACAGCAGGTTTTCGAGGTTCGCGTCTTTGTCGAACGCTTCTTTGATGCGATCGAGGAACTGAGCGCGAATGATACAGCCACCACGCCACAAGAGGGCACAATCGCCGTAGTTCAAACCCCAATCGTGTTCAGCCGAAGCGGCTTGCAACTGCACGAAACCTTGGGCGTAGCTACACAGTTTGGAAGCGTACAGGGCTTCGCGAACTTGTTCGATGAACTTCGTACGATCTTCGGAAGTCTTGCCGCTTGGCCCGGTCAGCACCTTGCTGGCTCGCACGCGGGCTTCCTTAGCCGCCGACAAACCACGAGCGTATACGGCGGTCGTGACCAGGGTGCTGGGCACGCCCAGGTCCAAGGCCAGTTGGCTCATCCACTTACCGGTACCCTTGGCTCCGGCAACGTCAAGGATCTTGTCGACCAGGTAAGCTTCGCCGTCGTCATCCTTCACACTGAAGATGTCGCGAGTGATTTCGATCAGGTAGCTCTGCAGGTCGCCGCTGTTCCATTGATCGAAGACTTCGTACAGTTCGTCGTTGGTCAGCCCCAGACCGTGCTTAAGCAGGAAGTACGCTTCGCAGATCAGCTGCATGTCGCCGTACTCGATGCCGTTGTGCACCATCTTCACGTAGTGACCTGCACCGCGAGGACCAACCCATTCGCAGCAAGGAATGTCTTCGTTAGGACCGACCTTGGCCGAGATGGCCTGGAAGATTTCCTTGATGTGCGGCCAGGCAGCTTCACTACCGCCGGGCATCAAGCTTGGGCCCTTCAGCGCCCCTTCTTCACCACCGGAAACGCCTGAGCCGACAAATAGCAGGCCCTTTTCTTCAACGTACTTGGTACGACGTTCGGTGTCGGCGTAGTGGGTGTTACCACCATCGATGATGATGTCGCCTTTATCCATCAATGGAAGCAGGTCTTCGATCACCGCATCAACCGCTGGGCCTGCTTTGATCAGCAGCATCACCTTGCGAGGCGCCTTGAGCGACGAGACCAGCTTCTTCAGGTCATGGCAACCGACAAACTGCTTGCCAGCGGCACGGCCTTCAATGAATTCATCCGTCTTCTCGGTAGTTCGATTGTAGACGGCTACCTTGTAGCCGCGGCTTTCGACGTTCAGGGCAAGGTTTTCGCCCATCACGGCGAGACCAATCAAACCAAAATCGCAGGAAGCATCGGACATGATGTTTCTTTCCTCTGAGAATTAACGGGAATCAGTTTTTTCGTAGTCCCCTCTCCCCTTGGGGGAGAGGGTTAGGGTGAGGGGGCGAACCCGGTACGCGCTTCATCAACCCTCACCCTAGCCCTCTCCCTGAGAAAGGGAGGAGGGGACCAGAGATTGGTGCGGTGCGAGGACGCTCCCAGTTATTGATCTAATCGTTGACCGGCCAGCTTGGCTTTTCAGGCAAGTAGCGGTCGAATTCGTCGAGCAACGCCTGCTGATAATCGCCAGCGAACTCGAGTTTCAGGAACTTATCGATTCCTTCGTCGTAGAATCGTTTCCAGCTGTTTTCTTCGTCGCCCGGATTAATCGGATAAAACAGGCAGTCGTTGGCAGCGGCTGCTTTGTAGTCGCCAGGAGCGTCGCCGATCATCAGCGTTTGATTCGGTTTGTACTTGGTGGCATTGGTCAGCGTTTCCTTTTTGTTGCCAGCTTCCTGGCCGCAAATTTCGGTGACGTACTGACGCAAGTCGTGCTCGGTCCATTCTTCGTTCAGAGCATCGTTTGGCGTGGCGGAAACGACCAGCATGTCGGCCTTGCCGGTCAGCTTTTCCAGGCACTTGCGAACCGAAGGGAAGGGAGCCACGCCGCGAACCATGCCAGCGACGGTCTCGTTGACGGCCTTCGACCACTTCAAACAGTGGGCCAGGTCTGCGTCGTTGCTCTCGGCGACCTTGGCTTCCAAGGCCGGGTTGCCCAGCTTGGTTTCTTCGGCGATCCACTTCTGAAGCGATTCAGGGATGGTGATCTTCGCGCCGCGTTCGATCACTTCTGGGCGTTTCTGCAGCCACTCTAGTGCTTCGACCAGGGCCGGGAAACGGTTGATACCGCGGCTTTTGGAATACAGATTGACGAACTCGGCCGCTTCGCGAGCGTACTTGCTGACCCCTTGCAGTTCGTAGTAGTTGATTATGTTAGGAATGAAGCATTCCTTGTGCTTCAGTTCCATCGTGTCGAAGACGCAACCATCGGAGTCGATGCCCACAAGAAACTCTTGCTTCGGCTGAATCTGGTAGACCATGGTCGTTCGTTCTCGCTATCCGTTTAAATGGTTGCTGTGGGGGGTCAATTCGATGCGTATCGACTACTTAGGGGCTTCCTGGCGATCGGCCTGGGGCACGTACGCTGGCAGCTTTTGATCGGCATACATGTTCTGCAAACGGGTCATACGTTGACGACCATCGATCATCGGCAGGCTGACCATTCCTTCACCCAACAGCGGTTTGGCGTACTTGATGAAGTCGTCGGTCACGTCGTAACCGTTGGCGTCGATCCATGCCTTGGGGAAGGTGCGTTCGCTGTTGGCGACTTCCGCGAGAGGTGCCTTGTCGTAGCGAACGCTGTAGACATCTCCTTCGTTTCGCAAGATGGTCGACATGTAGCCAGACTGACCGGTCGAGGCCAATACGGCCGCCATTTCGCCAGCATGGTAGGCTTCGTCCAGGTCGACCGACGAGGCGTAGGCCATCGCGTGTCGCTGATCGGTACCGCTCACGTTGCAGCGGGCGGCACCTTTGACGGCCAAGCCATTGTCGTTGAGGTAATTGGTGACGATTTGTGCCACAGTGATGTTACTGGCACTGAAGCTTGTGTGACCGAACGAATCCTTTCGAGCACCGATGTCCCCCACATCAAAACCTTCGCTGAGGACCACCAGGCAGCGGCCATCTTGCTTGAGTTGCTTGTTGACGTTCTCGTGCAGTTCTTCGAGCGAGCACGGCGATTCGGCCATGTAAATCTGTAATGGCATTTCTCGCTTGGGGTCGGCCAAACGCGCGGCGGCCGGAATGTAACCGATCTTGCGGCCCATGGCCTGCATGACCAGCACTGGGTCGGCGGGGCTGCTACCGCGATTTTCTTCGTTGGCATACTGAATCATGTGCATCCAGTACTTGGCCGTCGAAGCGTAACCAGGCGTATGGTCGATCAGCTTGAACTCGCTATCACCAACGTCGTTGTCGATGGTTTTGGGTCCGCCGATACCGATCATATCGAGGCCACGGTCTTGGGCCATCTGGGCGACTTTGTTGGCCGTATCCATCGAGTCGTTTCCGCCGATGTATACGAAGTAGCCGATGTTGTGGGCCTTGAAAACTTCCATGCAGCGATCGAAGTCTTCGTTCTGCCAGTCTTTGAGCTTGTAGCGGCAAGTCCCAATCGAACCGGCGGCCGGCGTGTAACGCAGCAGCGAGATCTCTTCAGCCGGCTGATCGGTCAGATTAATCAGTTCTTCTTTAAGAACCCCTTCGATCCCATGGTGGGCACCGTAGACCGTCCCAATGTTGTCCGTTTGCAAGGCCGCTTCCACGAGGCCGCGAAGCGTATTATTGATAACCGGACTGGGACCACCACTTTGGGCAACAATTAAGTTCTTCTTGGTGCTCATTCTTTCCACCGAAACAAGATGGGGAACCGTCTGCGCCTTCCTACTTCCAGATCAGGTCGGCAAGATAGGGTAAACCGCGAATTTTACAAGACGTAGCAGCAACCGGCAATGAGGTGCCATCACCACACATTACGCGTTTTCACGGCCACTATTTGTCATTTCAGGCCCCGAGCTGCGCCAATAGAGAACGGAAACCAACAGTATTAGAACCGTTAATGGAACGCAGCCAAACAGGGCCACGCTACCCACCATGGTTGTCAGTGGCGAATGAACCGCCGCCAGCACTAGATATACGGTGTGGATAACGTACCAAGCAAGCAGCAGCCCGCCTTCCCAACGATCGATACGATACCTGGTGAAGAAGATCGGCAGACACATCACGCTGGCCGCGATCATCACCGGCATCTCTTGCCAGATGGCAGATGAGGCAACGGGAACTCCGCCGGGAACGATCACAGCCGACATCCCCAGCACGCACATCAAATTAAATAGGTTACTGCCCACCACGTTGCCGACGGCAATATCACGCTCGCCTTTGAGGGAAGCTGTGATCGAAGCCACCACTTCAGGCAGAGAGGTCCCAACCGCGACAATCGTCAAACCGATTAATAGTTCGCTCATCCCCATCTGCCGAGCAACCATTACTGCTCCATCCACAAGCCACTGCGAACCAAACGCCAGCGCGATCAGGCCGAGCACAATCCACAACAACTGCAGCGCCGCACCCCAATTCGACTTGGGTGGCTTGTCGAACTCCTGGGCAAACTCTTGAACGACGGTCTGCGATTCGCGCCGGCTTTGCCAGACCGACCAACCCACATAGGCGATCAACCCAGCGACCAGGACGAGGCCTTCCAATCTCCCCAATGTGCCGTTAATCGCCAGACCCCACGTCACCACGGAAACCAACACCATCAAGGGAAGTTCCAGGCGTATCAGTTGGCTGTTTACGATCAGCGGAGAGACCAGCGCCGAGATGCCGAGGATGAAGAGCGTATTGAAGACATTGCTCCCCACCACATTCCCAATCGCGATGTCGGCCTGGCCCGCCATGCCAGCTTTAAGCGAAACGGCTAGTTCCGGGGCACTGGTCCCAAACGCAACGACCGTCAGGCCAATAACCAGCGGAGAAACGCCCAAGAGGGCCGCCAACGCAGACGCCCCGCGGACTAAGAGTTCCCCTCCTAAAACCAAAGCCACAAGACCAACGACGATTAAACCGGCGGCCACGAACATACGGCTCTTTCAATAAAAGAAAGGTAGTGAGCCGTCATTATGAGAAGCGAACCTAGCCGTCGAACAGGGGACGTTCGACGGCTTGCGGGATTTCGCAACCGCACAGGTTAACCAACATTAGTCGACCGGAGAGTCGTACTGTTCCATCAAGGCACTAAAGTACATCACAAACTTGCCACTCCGCTTGTCGCGTTTATCGATCATCTGCATCGCGGCTTTCAGCAAATCGCGACGACTTACCTGACCGATCAGCTTGGTCCCTTCCAGGACCGGCAATCGTCGATAAGGGGTCGATAAAAAGATCTGGGCACAACTTAGCCAATCGGTATCGGCGGTGATCAGCCGGGCGATATCGGTGTTCATAAAGGCCCCGACCCGGTTCGAAGGGAGCTGCGAATAGGCGGCATCGAGCAGGAAACGCATCGAAGTCTTTTCGGAAAAGATCCCCAAAAAGTTTCCATCGCTGTCGACCACCGGGGCTCCGGAAATTCGGTAATGCAACAGTTTTCGGATGGCGGCCAAAGCATCCTCATCCGGGCTGAGGGAAATCAGCTTGGTAGCCATGAAGTCACGCGCCGTAAGCGTCGGTGCGGTTGGCGCAGTCGTCGAAGTAGGGATCGACATGCAATTATCCTCCTGCAGAAGTGGAATAAGAACCACGCAGAGTTGTCGGACGAGGTCTTTATTTTAACGGACAGAAAAGCTACTTTTCCATCCTTTTTTGTGACATCCGGCAAAAACTAGCGATTGAATAAGTTGCAACTACCATGCCTTTTATGGAAATATCTCGCGGAAAATCGTTCAGATTGACGAATACCAATACACGCGATAACCTTAAATTAGGGATACTTCTGGAGGATAACTCCCATCGTGGCCTTAAACACGGAAAGAACTTCGATGATTCGCCCCGGCGATGTGGTCGTGTACACCAAGACCAAACACACAACGAGCCCTGGTCCTAGGGCTCACGACATCGAGCCGGAATCTCGCGGAGAGTACTACACCTACGCAGTAGACAAGTATTGGATTGTCGAAAGCGTCGAGCCCGATGGCATTATGTGCCGCACGCGACGCGGTAAAAGCCATCGAATCTCTTTGGACGACCCTCGATTGAGACCGGCCAAGTTTTGGGAAAAGCTATTTCTAAGAAGCCGATTCCCGACGCCAGCCTAACTTGCCAGCCCAAGCCAGCACATCAAGCAGAACGCCGCGATCATTCGCGGCGTTCTCTTTTTGGGGTCATGGTAATTGGGAAGCCATTATTTGTCGCCCAACTGATCCTGCATCTTCTTATACTCGGTCGCCATCCGACCAGGGCTACCCATGATGTTGTAGCCGGCGTCGACATGCATAATCTCGCCGGTAATGCCGCCGGCCAAGCTCGACAGCAGAAAAGCCCCGGCGTTCGAGACTTCTTCCATCGTGATATTGCGGTTCAACGGCGAAACGGCTGCGTACAGGTCCAACATCTCTTTCGCACCCACCGCGCTGCTGGCCAGGGTCTTTAGCGGGCCGGCACTGATTGCGTTCACGCGGACGTTGTATTCGCCCATGTCGAACGAAAGATATTTCACAATGCTATCCAAAGCGGCCTTGCAGACGCCCATCATGTTGTAGCCAGGCACGGCTTTTTCGCCGCCAAAGTAGGTCATCGCACAAACGGATGCCCCTTCATTCAAGATCGGCCGGGCCGCATTGGTCAGGGCGATCAGACTATAAGCGCTGATATCCATGGCCATTTTGAAGCCTTCGCGGCTGCACTCAACGGTCGGCACACGCAGGTCGTCGAGCGATGCAAACGCCACCGAATGCAGCAGGAAGTCGATCTTACCCAGCTCGCTTTCGGCAGTCTTGATCACCTCGGCGATGTTTTCGTCGGACTGGACGTCCAAAGGAACCAGGAACTTGGCCTGCTCGAAGTTGTCGGTCAGTTGCGAAACACGGCGACGATTCTTCTTGCGTGCGTCGTCTTCTCGATCTGGCAGGTGAGTGAAACCGCACTCGCCCCCTTCTTCCATAATTTTCTGGGCGATCCCCCAGGCAATCGAATTTCCGTTCGCTACGCCAACGATCAGGCCTTTTTTACCGGTGAATAGTCCCATCGTCTTCTACCCTGGGGAAACATGTCTTCGCGGAATTGATGAATGTCACGCAACCGATTCTCTAGAAATCGCGCAGCGTTTAGGATAACGACATTCGGCCTACCGCAAAAGGCGACCCAATCGCCATAGGGCCTACAAGGCATATGTCTCAGGAAGGATTTAGCCACCGAGCACACAGAGAGCACAGAGGAAAGAGCTTTTTAACCACGGATTTCACGGATAACGCACTTTGCTCAATCGCAATGAAAACCCCACGCCCGCAAAATTCGCAGTTCGTCTTTCCTCCGGTCTTCTCGATGTCCTCGGTGGCTAATCCCCTCTTTGATCGTATCGATTGGGTCAATCGGTCGTTTTGTTCCCCTGATTGCAAACTTGTTACCTGATATGAAAGGCGCTTGCTCATGTCGCTGGAAGGAAAAGTCGTTCTGGTTGTTGGTGGTGGTACTGGGATCGGCAAAGCCATTGCCTTGTCGCTGGCCGCCGACGGAGCGAAGGTCGTTGTCGCAGGCCGCCGATTTGAAGTCCTGGAACAAGTCGCTGCCGAGAGCAATGCCGAAATCCACTGCCACAGCGTCGATGTCGCGGACCGCACCAGCGTGAAGGGCCTGTTCGACTTCGTTTCCAAAACGCTCGGGCAACTCGATATTTTGGTCAATGCCGCCGGCATCAACATCAAAACCCGCAGCATGGCCGAAATGACCCCAGAGCAGTGGGACCAAGTCATGCAAATCAACGCGACCGGCGGCTACAACCTGCTGTATCAGGCGTTGCCCCCCATGCGCGAGCGAAAGGATGGGCTGATTATCAACATCTCGTCGATCTCCGGCAAACGAGCTTACGCCCTGGGCGGCATCGCCTACAGTGCGTCGAAGTTCGCCATGACGGCCCTGGGCACCGCGGTCGGAAACGAAGTCGCCGCCGAGGGGGTTCGCATTACCAACATCTATCCTGGCGAAGTTGAAACGCCTATCCTCGACCAACGCCCCAGCGCCCCGACGGCCGAGCACCGTGCCCGGATGCTGCAGCCGGAAGATTTTAGCGAGGTGGTGCTGTCGATCTGTCACCTGCCACCGAGGGCGCACGTGGCCGAGTTGATTATCAAGCCGACCCAGCAGGAATACACCTAAGATTGCGGCACTCAAGTTGCGGGCAGTGAAGGGCGTTACGAACCGATTCACTGCTCGCTACGGAAAGGTATCTACCATGTCGTTCGACTCCGAGTATCACGAACAGGCCCCAACCCGGGAAGAGATCGATCAAACCACTGGCAAGGTCGTTCTCGAGTTCGGCGCTAACTGGTGCGGCCACTGCCAGGGGCTTGCCCCAACAGTCGAGTCGCTGCTGTCCAGTGCTGACGATGTGCAACACATTCGCGTCGCCGACGGCAAAGGAAAACGCCTGGGTCGCAGCTTCGGAGTGAAGTTGTGGCCGACGCTCGTTTTACTTTCCGATGGGGAAGTGATCGAGCAACTGGTACGGCCATCGCCGGCGCAGTTAAAAAACAATTTCCAGTCGTTCGCCACTCCGTAATCTACCGCGTGGCATCGCTCACAACCCCAAATACGATCATCCCGACGCACGATAGGTTCAGCAGCGTGGCGATGCCCCCTAGGACAATCCCGATCCACGCATGCACCGAACCCTTGACCGCCGGGTTCTGGGCTCTTCGGCGGAGGCCCATGATGCCCAGAACGAAGGCCGGGATCGAGGCGAAAATACCGATCACGGGAAACAGGCCAAGGATCGCCAGGTAGTAGGCCGCTAAAGCTGCCGGATTCTTATAAGGAATCAGTCCGCCGGTGCCGTCTCCGGAGGTATCCAACGGCTCGACGCCGGTGGCCGCTTCCAGCCCGGTATGGGGCGAATTGTATGGATTCGAGTCAGTCATGGCTGGGCCCTTGTCATTGACGAGCTTATGGTAGAAGACCTGCTTCGCTCTGGCAGCCGTAATTTTGCCTCATCCGCGCGATCATTGCGAGATCTGTATGGGCGAAATTACCAGGCATCTGTGCCCGTTGACGAAAGCGGGGCGCTTTCCGACAATTCAATATTCTTTCCGGGGCTTGGGTAGGCTCTGGGGTCACACTAGGTCTCAACCACGACGTTGCCATGAACTTAATCAAGCAAAACGATCCCGCAGTTTGGGCAGCCATCGAGGCCGAACAGGTCCGTCAGGCCGATGGTCTGGAAATGATCGCCTCGGAAAACTACACCAGCGCTGCCATTCAACAGGCCGTCGGTAGCGTACTGACCAACAAGTACGCCGAAGGCTACCCCGGGCGTCGCTACTACGGCGGCTGCGAACATGTCGACGTGGTCGAGCAGTTAGCCATCGACCGAGCCAAACAGCTCTTTGGCGCCGAGCACGCCAACGTCCAGCCGCACGCCGGCAGCCAGGCCAACTTTGCCGTCTACCTGACCGCCGTTGAGCCGGGCGACACGATCCTCGGCTTGGACCTGGCCCATGGTGGCCACCTGACCCACGGCATGAAGCTGAACGTCAGCGGCATTCTGTACAATTTCATCAATTACGGCGTCGACCCTGAAACACATCGTTTGGACTTCGACGCGATCGCCAAGCTGGCCAAAGAGCACAAGCCGAAGTTGATCGTCGCGGGTGCTTCCGCTTACCCACGAGAGATCCCGCACGAAAAGTTCGCCGAGATCGCCAACGATGTCGGAGCAAAGCTGTTTGTCGACATGGCTCACTATGCCGGTCTGGTCGCCGGCGGCATCCACAATAGCCCGGTGCCGTATGCCGACTTTGTGACAACGACCTGTCACAAGACGCTACGTGGCCCGCGTTCTGGTCTGATCCTGTGCAAGGAAGAGCACCAGAAGATGATCAACCGCAACGTCTTCCCCGGCACCCAAGGTGGCCCGTTGATGCACGTCATCGCCGGTAAAGCGTTGTGCTTCCAGGAAGCGTTGCAGCCCGAGTTCAAGCAGTACGCCCAACAAGTGGTCGACAACGCCAAGACCCTGGCCGACGCGCTGATGGCCGGT
Encoded here:
- the zwf gene encoding glucose-6-phosphate dehydrogenase, translating into MSHTFVIFGASGDLTSRKLIPALYLLSKKGRLPEGTRIVGMSRTEFSHDSWRAGLKKTTEEFTGKKFEEESWSKFAAGIYYHPGDLTKLEDLQGLKALLEEVEGGPAERVYYLSTAPRLYTAAIDQLGESGLANQEEGARRIVLEKPFGYDLSTAEKLNKDVNRVFPEKQVYRIDHYLGKETVQNLLVMRFANSIFEPLWNRNYIDHVQITVAEEVVVGRRGGYYDQAGVLRDMFQNHLLQLLMVTAMESPVRFDADMVRDEKVKVLQSIRPMSSDEIARETLRGQYEGYRQEEGVPADSQTETFAALRLWVDNWRWNGVPFYLRSGKGMSCRTTQIVIQYSQPPHTLFDQKAHMDSCRLVMQIQPAEGLQMQIQTKVPDEGMMTRTTPLDFRFCKEFQGEMPDAYQRLLLDALQGDASLFARSDEVELAWGIIDPIIQTWRSAQAPKLHLYEPGFWGPDQSNDWMAEHGRQWFDVCPVLH
- a CDS encoding SDR family NAD(P)-dependent oxidoreductase — translated: MATDFLTKMFGLDGQVAVVVGASGVLGGAIAEGLASAGATVVVSGLNAQRGESRAERITSAGGKAAFIAADTLSRDSLAQLRDQCLEKFGRVDMLVNCAGVNSSVPYEEITDEDWQRVLDTNLTGTHLACQAFAPTMSAQEQGGAILNIGSVTAHLPLSRVFAYSASKAAVDNLTKNLAREYATQGVRFNTLCPGFFPAEQNRKILDKERVDNIIGQTPMARFGEPEELVGASILLLSQAAGSFITGATVYVDGGFTAMRF
- the gnd gene encoding decarboxylating NADP(+)-dependent phosphogluconate dehydrogenase; this translates as MSDASCDFGLIGLAVMGENLALNVESRGYKVAVYNRTTEKTDEFIEGRAAGKQFVGCHDLKKLVSSLKAPRKVMLLIKAGPAVDAVIEDLLPLMDKGDIIIDGGNTHYADTERRTKYVEEKGLLFVGSGVSGGEEGALKGPSLMPGGSEAAWPHIKEIFQAISAKVGPNEDIPCCEWVGPRGAGHYVKMVHNGIEYGDMQLICEAYFLLKHGLGLTNDELYEVFDQWNSGDLQSYLIEITRDIFSVKDDDGEAYLVDKILDVAGAKGTGKWMSQLALDLGVPSTLVTTAVYARGLSAAKEARVRASKVLTGPSGKTSEDRTKFIEQVREALYASKLCSYAQGFVQLQAASAEHDWGLNYGDCALLWRGGCIIRAQFLDRIKEAFDKDANLENLLLDPYFTEAVTKGQDGWRASVKTAIDLGVPTPAFAGALAYFDGYRNDRLPANLLQAQRDYFGAHTFQRTDKEGTFHAEWLQRRREPKS
- a CDS encoding HAD family hydrolase, producing the protein MVYQIQPKQEFLVGIDSDGCVFDTMELKHKECFIPNIINYYELQGVSKYAREAAEFVNLYSKSRGINRFPALVEALEWLQKRPEVIERGAKITIPESLQKWIAEETKLGNPALEAKVAESNDADLAHCLKWSKAVNETVAGMVRGVAPFPSVRKCLEKLTGKADMLVVSATPNDALNEEWTEHDLRQYVTEICGQEAGNKKETLTNATKYKPNQTLMIGDAPGDYKAAAANDCLFYPINPGDEENSWKRFYDEGIDKFLKLEFAGDYQQALLDEFDRYLPEKPSWPVND
- a CDS encoding diphosphate--fructose-6-phosphate 1-phosphotransferase, translated to MSTKKNLIVAQSGGPSPVINNTLRGLVEAALQTDNIGTVYGAHHGIEGVLKEELINLTDQPAEEISLLRYTPAAGSIGTCRYKLKDWQNEDFDRCMEVFKAHNIGYFVYIGGNDSMDTANKVAQMAQDRGLDMIGIGGPKTIDNDVGDSEFKLIDHTPGYASTAKYWMHMIQYANEENRGSSPADPVLVMQAMGRKIGYIPAAARLADPKREMPLQIYMAESPCSLEELHENVNKQLKQDGRCLVVLSEGFDVGDIGARKDSFGHTSFSASNITVAQIVTNYLNDNGLAVKGAARCNVSGTDQRHAMAYASSVDLDEAYHAGEMAAVLASTGQSGYMSTILRNEGDVYSVRYDKAPLAEVANSERTFPKAWIDANGYDVTDDFIKYAKPLLGEGMVSLPMIDGRQRMTRLQNMYADQKLPAYVPQADRQEAPK
- a CDS encoding calcium/sodium antiporter, translated to MFVAAGLIVVGLVALVLGGELLVRGASALAALLGVSPLVIGLTVVAFGTSAPELAVSLKAGMAGQADIAIGNVVGSNVFNTLFILGISALVSPLIVNSQLIRLELPLMVLVSVVTWGLAINGTLGRLEGLVLVAGLIAYVGWSVWQSRRESQTVVQEFAQEFDKPPKSNWGAALQLLWIVLGLIALAFGSQWLVDGAVMVARQMGMSELLIGLTIVAVGTSLPEVVASITASLKGERDIAVGNVVGSNLFNLMCVLGMSAVIVPGGVPVASSAIWQEMPVMIAASVMCLPIFFTRYRIDRWEGGLLLAWYVIHTVYLVLAAVHSPLTTMVGSVALFGCVPLTVLILLVSVLYWRSSGPEMTNSGRENA
- a CDS encoding CBS domain-containing protein, whose translation is MSIPTSTTAPTAPTLTARDFMATKLISLSPDEDALAAIRKLLHYRISGAPVVDSDGNFLGIFSEKTSMRFLLDAAYSQLPSNRVGAFMNTDIARLITADTDWLSCAQIFLSTPYRRLPVLEGTKLIGQVSRRDLLKAAMQMIDKRDKRSGKFVMYFSALMEQYDSPVD